A single window of Ammospiza caudacuta isolate bAmmCau1 chromosome Z, bAmmCau1.pri, whole genome shotgun sequence DNA harbors:
- the TMEM252 gene encoding transmembrane protein 252 — protein MRSTAERASKQTADRNKVLCLLWRMPKGLFTFIHLFMLLLSFSTICLGVLCMSMNSSMCRCGNNKLVLYCLLALGLCLLVTGIFWSTFHEVLKYRALGIFIQSPSHREPHVCTIDRPDFYPPSYEDSIDPEKMVSLLSVASTIQQQEFINIPPPPYSESTVEFVSETNEQEQPPPYALSLEQQQTAGQDPNPGRGLNFHIFTQEISCQQDTDFQMTSGRATPVKT, from the exons ATGAGAAGTACAGCAGAGAGAGCCAGCAAACAAACAGCAGACAGGAACAAAGTGCTGTGTCTTCTGTGGAGGATGCCTAAAGGTCTCTTTACTTTCATTCATCTTTTTATGCTCTTACTCAGTTTCTCCACTATTTGCCTGGGAGTACTTTGCATGTCCATGAATTCATCCATGTGCAGATGTGGGAACAACAAGCTAGTGCTTTATTGCCTGTTAGCTTTGGGGCTCTGTCTCCTTGTTACTGGCATTTTTTGGAGCACTTTCCATGAAGTCCTGAAATACAGGGCCCTTGGCATCTTCATTCAAAGTCCCAGCCACAGAGAACCACATGTCTGCACCATAGACAG GCCTGACTTCTATCCTCCCTCTTATGAAGACAGCATAGATCCTGAAAAAATGGTCTCCCTACTGTCAGTTGCCTCCACAATACAACAGCAAGAATTCATCAATATTCCTCCGCCTCCATACAGTGAAAGCACTGTAGAGTTTGTCAGTGAAACAAATGAGCAGGAACAACCACCACCATACGCATTATCTCTGGAGCAACAGCAAACAGCTGGCCAAGACCCAAATCCCGGAAGGGGGTTAAATTTTCATATATTCACGCAAGAAATCAGTTGCCAACAGGATACAGATTTCCAGATGACCTCAGGAAGAGCAACACCTGTCAAAACATGA